A window of Streptomyces sp. DG1A-41 contains these coding sequences:
- a CDS encoding dodecin, whose amino-acid sequence MSNHTYRVTEIVGTSPDGVDQAIRNGIGRASATLRNLDWFEVTQVRGQLENGQIAHWQVGLKVGFRLEEAE is encoded by the coding sequence ATGTCGAACCACACCTACCGGGTCACGGAGATCGTCGGCACCTCCCCCGACGGCGTCGACCAGGCCATCCGCAACGGCATCGGCCGGGCATCGGCGACCCTGCGCAACCTGGACTGGTTCGAGGTGACGCAGGTGCGCGGCCAGCTCGAGAACGGGCAGATCGCACACTGGCAGGTGGGGCTGAAGGTGGGCTTCCGGCTGGAGGAGGCCGAGTAG
- the egtD gene encoding L-histidine N(alpha)-methyltransferase produces the protein MSPFRLTRTLPEDATDAALRADVHRGLTGRPKTLPPKWFYDAHGSDLFEKITALPEYYPTRAEREILLARSGDIAAAARARTLVELGSGSSEKTRHLLDALTDLHTYVPVDVSESALTQAGQALAAERPGFDVHALIADFTAELTLPDTPGPRLVAFLGGTIGNLLPAERAAFLASVRALLAPGDALLLGTDLVKDEEVLVRAYDDAAGVTAAFNKNVLTVINRELGADFEPAAFDHVALWDAEHEWIEMRLRSRTAQTVKVPALGLAVDFAADEELRTEVSAKFRQEGVRTELSAAGLDLAHWWTDEAGRFALSLSVVR, from the coding sequence GTGAGCCCGTTCCGCCTCACCCGCACGCTGCCCGAGGACGCCACGGACGCCGCGCTGCGCGCCGACGTCCACCGGGGTCTGACCGGCCGTCCCAAGACGCTGCCGCCGAAGTGGTTCTACGACGCGCACGGCAGCGACCTGTTCGAGAAGATCACCGCGCTGCCCGAGTACTACCCGACACGCGCCGAACGGGAGATCCTCCTCGCGCGCTCCGGCGACATCGCCGCGGCGGCCCGGGCCCGCACCCTGGTCGAGCTCGGCTCCGGTTCCTCCGAGAAGACGCGGCATCTGCTCGACGCCCTGACGGACCTGCACACCTACGTCCCCGTCGACGTCAGCGAGAGCGCCCTCACCCAGGCCGGGCAGGCGCTCGCCGCCGAGCGGCCGGGGTTCGACGTGCACGCGCTGATCGCCGACTTCACCGCGGAACTGACGCTGCCGGACACGCCGGGGCCCCGGCTGGTGGCGTTCCTCGGCGGCACGATCGGCAACCTGCTGCCCGCCGAGCGCGCCGCGTTCCTGGCGTCCGTTCGTGCCCTGCTGGCCCCGGGCGACGCCCTGCTGCTGGGCACGGACCTGGTCAAGGACGAGGAGGTGCTGGTCCGGGCGTACGACGACGCGGCAGGGGTCACGGCCGCGTTCAACAAGAACGTGCTCACCGTGATCAACCGTGAGCTCGGCGCCGACTTCGAGCCCGCGGCGTTCGACCACGTGGCCCTGTGGGACGCCGAGCACGAGTGGATCGAGATGCGGCTGCGCTCCCGTACGGCGCAGACCGTGAAGGTGCCGGCGCTCGGCCTCGCCGTCGACTTCGCGGCGGACGAGGAGCTGCGCACCGAGGTGTCGGCGAAGTTCCGGCAGGAGGGTGTGCGCACCGAACTGTCCGCGGCGGGGCTGGACCTGGCCCACTGGTGGACGGACGAGGCGGGCCGGTTCGCGCTGTCGCTGAGCGTGGTGCGCTGA
- the egtC gene encoding ergothioneine biosynthesis protein EgtC, with translation MCRHVAYVGPQEPLGRLLVEPPHGLYRQSWAPRRQRYGTVNADGFGVGWYAEGDPVPARYRRAGPIWADLSFADLARVVRSTALLAAVRDATLSGADAEAAAAPFAAGTWLFSHNGAVRGWPGSLAAVSRSLPPEDLLSLEARNDSALVWALVLARLRSGDEQGQALADTVLEVAVAAPGSRLNLLLTDGDTITATAWGDTLWYLTRPGGGTVVASEPYDDDPHWQEVPDRTLLAASRTDVLLTPLKEPTDAFVPAHPEEPRT, from the coding sequence ATGTGCCGTCATGTGGCGTACGTGGGACCGCAGGAGCCGCTCGGCCGGCTCCTCGTGGAGCCCCCGCACGGCCTGTACCGGCAGTCGTGGGCGCCCCGGCGGCAACGGTACGGGACGGTCAACGCCGACGGTTTTGGAGTGGGTTGGTACGCCGAGGGCGACCCGGTGCCGGCCCGTTACCGGCGGGCCGGGCCGATCTGGGCGGACCTGTCGTTCGCCGATCTCGCCCGGGTCGTACGGTCCACCGCGCTGCTCGCCGCGGTGCGGGACGCGACGCTGTCGGGCGCGGACGCGGAGGCCGCGGCGGCGCCGTTCGCCGCGGGGACCTGGCTGTTCAGCCACAACGGGGCGGTCAGGGGCTGGCCCGGTTCGCTCGCGGCGGTGTCCCGCAGTCTGCCGCCGGAGGACCTGCTGTCGCTGGAGGCCCGCAACGACTCGGCGCTCGTGTGGGCCCTGGTCCTGGCCCGGCTGAGGAGCGGCGACGAGCAGGGGCAGGCGCTGGCCGACACGGTCCTGGAGGTCGCCGTCGCGGCCCCCGGCTCCCGGCTCAACCTCCTGCTCACCGACGGCGACACCATCACCGCGACCGCCTGGGGCGACACCCTCTGGTATCTCACCCGGCCCGGCGGCGGCACCGTCGTGGCCTCAGAGCCCTACGACGACGATCCGCACTGGCAGGAGGTGCCCGACCGCACCCTGCTCGCGGCGAGCCGCACGGACGTGCTGCTCACGCCGCTGAAGGAGCCGACCGACGCCTTCGTGCCCGCACACCCCGAGGAGCCCCGTACGTGA
- the egtB gene encoding ergothioneine biosynthesis protein EgtB — protein MTETGPAVDTNTAGPEVLRERAVASLVVARDRTTLLTSCVEDPDLTAQHSPLMSPLVWDLAHIGNQEEQWLLRAVAGHEAIRPEIDGLYDAFEHPRAERPKLPLLSPAEARAYAADVRGRALDVLEKAAFHGTRLTEAGFAFGMIAQHEQQHDETMLITHQLRRGPQALTAPDPEPVPLFTGPSEVLVPGGPFTMGTSDEPWALDNERPAHRRDVAPFRIDTTPVTNGAYQAFIEDGGYDDPRWWTADGWAHIRRNSISAPLFWRRDGSQFLRRRFGVTEVVPPDEPVLHVCWYEADAYARWAGRRLPTEAEWEKAARYDPAGDRSMRYPWGDADPGPEHANLGQRHLRPAPAGSYPAGESPLGVRQLIGDVWEWTASDFLPYPGFRAFPYEEYSEVFFGSDHKVLRGGSFAVDAVACRGTFRNWDYPIRRQIFSGFRTARSEDV, from the coding sequence ATGACCGAGACCGGCCCCGCTGTCGACACGAACACCGCCGGCCCGGAGGTTCTCCGCGAGCGCGCGGTCGCCTCGCTGGTCGTCGCCCGCGACCGCACCACCCTGCTGACGAGCTGCGTCGAGGACCCCGACCTGACCGCGCAGCACTCGCCGCTGATGTCGCCGCTGGTGTGGGACCTGGCGCACATCGGCAACCAGGAGGAACAGTGGCTGCTGCGGGCCGTCGCCGGACACGAGGCGATACGGCCCGAGATCGACGGCCTCTACGACGCGTTCGAGCACCCGCGCGCCGAGCGACCGAAGCTGCCCCTGCTGTCGCCCGCCGAGGCACGCGCGTACGCGGCCGATGTGCGCGGCCGCGCGCTGGACGTGCTGGAGAAGGCCGCGTTCCACGGGACGCGGCTGACGGAGGCCGGGTTCGCCTTCGGGATGATCGCGCAGCACGAACAGCAGCACGACGAGACCATGCTGATCACCCATCAGCTCCGCAGGGGCCCGCAGGCCCTGACCGCCCCGGACCCGGAGCCGGTGCCGCTGTTCACCGGCCCGTCCGAAGTCCTCGTCCCGGGCGGCCCGTTCACGATGGGCACCTCCGACGAGCCGTGGGCCCTGGACAACGAACGGCCCGCGCACCGGCGCGACGTGGCGCCCTTCCGGATCGACACCACGCCGGTGACGAACGGCGCGTACCAGGCGTTCATCGAGGACGGCGGCTACGACGACCCGCGCTGGTGGACGGCGGACGGCTGGGCCCACATCCGCCGGAACTCCATCTCGGCCCCGCTCTTCTGGCGGCGGGACGGCAGCCAGTTTCTGCGGCGGCGCTTCGGCGTCACCGAGGTCGTCCCGCCCGACGAGCCGGTGCTGCACGTGTGCTGGTACGAGGCCGACGCCTACGCCCGCTGGGCGGGACGCCGGCTGCCCACGGAGGCCGAGTGGGAGAAGGCGGCCCGGTACGACCCGGCCGGCGACCGCTCCATGCGCTACCCGTGGGGCGACGCCGACCCGGGCCCGGAGCACGCCAACCTCGGCCAGCGGCATCTGCGTCCGGCGCCCGCCGGGAGCTACCCGGCCGGTGAGTCGCCGCTCGGCGTACGGCAGTTGATCGGCGACGTGTGGGAGTGGACGGCGAGCGACTTCCTGCCGTATCCAGGGTTCAGGGCGTTCCCGTACGAGGAGTACTCGGAGGTCTTCTTCGGGTCCGACCACAAGGTGCTGCGCGGCGGTTCGTTCGCCGTGGACGCGGTGGCCTGCCGGGGCACGTTCCGCAACTGGGACTACCCGATCCGGCGGCAGATCTTCTCCGGGTTCCGCACGGCCCGCTCGGAGGACGTCTGA
- the egtA gene encoding ergothioneine biosynthesis glutamate--cysteine ligase EgtA, with translation MSESVGGCTRPRTSLSEAEVEALVRGICFKTGPPRRLGVEVEWLVHELHAPQLPVTPERLDTAYAALRPLPLRSALTVEPGGQLELSSPPAASLTDVIATVSADLDAVRAVLRENGLTLVGLGHDPWHEPRRFLREPRYDAMETCLDRTGPSGRAMMCASASVQVCVDAGHEEPGPLGHVRRWWLAHHLGPVLVAAFANSPLAGHRPTGWLSTRQLMWTRIGPGRAGGPPLDADPRGTWARHVLDSPVMCVRRDGGPWDVPKGLTFREWTRTGAPRPPTREDLDYHVTTLFPPVRPRGHLELRMIDAQPGDDGWIVPLAVAAALFDDPEAAETAYRAVKPLAERTLGLPAPHNPLWTDAARRGLADAELREVAVTCFTAALDALPRLGAAPEITDAVTAYLDHYVVRGRCPADDLLDRQRGTDGRADGKDLRP, from the coding sequence ATGTCCGAATCGGTAGGTGGCTGTACCCGGCCACGCACCTCACTGTCCGAAGCCGAGGTCGAGGCACTCGTCCGCGGCATCTGTTTCAAGACCGGCCCGCCACGCCGCCTCGGGGTCGAGGTGGAATGGCTCGTCCACGAGCTGCACGCACCGCAGCTCCCCGTCACACCCGAACGACTCGACACGGCCTACGCCGCACTGCGGCCCCTGCCCCTGAGGTCGGCGCTCACCGTGGAGCCCGGCGGCCAGCTGGAGCTGAGCTCGCCCCCCGCCGCCTCCCTGACGGATGTCATCGCCACCGTCTCCGCCGACCTCGACGCCGTCCGCGCGGTCCTGCGCGAGAACGGCCTCACGCTGGTCGGCCTCGGCCACGATCCCTGGCACGAACCCCGCAGGTTCCTGCGCGAACCGCGCTACGACGCCATGGAGACCTGCCTCGACCGCACCGGCCCCTCCGGCCGCGCCATGATGTGCGCCTCAGCCTCCGTGCAGGTGTGCGTGGACGCCGGCCACGAGGAGCCGGGCCCCCTCGGCCATGTGCGGCGCTGGTGGCTCGCCCATCATCTGGGCCCGGTCCTGGTGGCCGCGTTCGCCAACTCCCCGCTCGCCGGTCACCGGCCGACCGGCTGGCTGTCCACCCGGCAGCTGATGTGGACCCGGATCGGCCCCGGCCGGGCGGGCGGACCGCCGCTGGACGCCGACCCGCGCGGCACCTGGGCCCGGCATGTGCTGGACTCCCCCGTGATGTGCGTACGCCGCGACGGCGGCCCCTGGGACGTCCCAAAGGGGCTCACCTTCCGGGAGTGGACCCGCACGGGCGCCCCCCGGCCGCCCACGCGGGAGGACCTCGACTACCACGTCACGACGCTGTTTCCGCCGGTCAGGCCGCGCGGCCATCTCGAACTGCGCATGATCGACGCGCAGCCGGGCGACGACGGCTGGATCGTGCCCCTGGCCGTGGCGGCGGCGCTGTTCGACGACCCGGAGGCCGCCGAGACCGCCTACCGGGCCGTGAAGCCTCTGGCCGAGCGGACGCTGGGGCTGCCCGCGCCGCACAACCCGCTGTGGACCGACGCGGCCCGGCGCGGCCTGGCCGACGCCGAGCTGCGGGAGGTGGCCGTCACGTGCTTCACGGCCGCGCTGGACGCCCTGCCCCGGCTCGGCGCCGCGCCCGAGATCACGGACGCCGTCACGGCCTACCTGGACCACTACGTCGTCCGGGGCCGCTGCCCCGCCGACGACCTGCTCGACCGACAGCGCGGCACGGACGGTCGCGCCGATGGGAAGGACCTGCGCCCATGA
- a CDS encoding type II toxin-antitoxin system PemK/MazF family toxin has product MTAFTDENAPGRSGPSATVQADPREVGRVRTEYSPAHDGDPDPGEIVWTWVPFEENDGRGKDRPVLVVAREPAGTFLAVQLSSKRHAGDREWVPIGSGPWDRSGRESWVDVDRVLRLHEDGMRREACALDRMRFNLVRHRLRERYGWS; this is encoded by the coding sequence GTGACCGCATTTACGGATGAGAACGCCCCGGGCCGCTCCGGCCCCTCCGCCACCGTCCAGGCCGATCCGCGCGAGGTGGGCCGGGTGCGCACCGAGTACTCACCCGCGCACGACGGCGACCCCGACCCCGGCGAGATCGTCTGGACGTGGGTGCCCTTCGAGGAGAACGACGGGCGCGGCAAGGACCGCCCGGTGCTCGTGGTCGCCCGCGAGCCGGCCGGGACGTTTCTCGCCGTGCAGTTGTCCAGCAAGCGGCACGCCGGCGATCGCGAGTGGGTGCCGATCGGCAGCGGGCCGTGGGACCGGTCGGGCCGTGAGTCGTGGGTCGACGTGGACCGCGTCCTGCGCCTGCACGAGGACGGCATGCGCCGGGAGGCCTGCGCCCTGGACCGTATGCGGTTCAACCTCGTCAGGCACCGGCTGCGGGAGCGCTACGGCTGGAGCTGA
- a CDS encoding amidase: MTLDRAAGLTETALALAAGDVTSRALVERALARIEATQGSINAFRIVRAEAALAEADAADRELAAGASKPLLGVPVAVKDDMDVAGEPTAFGCCGQFPPVAEDGEAVRRLRAAGAVIVGKTNTCEFGQWPFTEGPAFGATRNPWSTAHTPGGSSGGSAAAVAAGLVPAALGSDGAGSVRIPAAWTHLVGIKPQRGRVSTWPRGESFQGITVNGTLARTVADAALLLDAASGNHAQDPHRPPAVDASAAVGRDPGRLRIALALKPPFTAVPARLRPEVRTRIVELADRLAALGHTVEEADPPYGQIGLTFVPRATAGIAERVAEAPFPALLDRRTLGSARLGRLLGGAPLRAARRAETVLHRRIGGFFTTYDVVLAPTTAAPPPRIGALLELSGFATDRAMIAACPYAWPWNVLGWPGVNVPAGFTADGLPVGAQLLGPANSEPLLVQVAAQLEAELRWHEKWPAPPLAERSAAA; this comes from the coding sequence ATGACGCTCGACCGTGCCGCAGGCCTGACGGAGACCGCCCTTGCGCTGGCCGCCGGGGACGTGACGTCCCGGGCGCTGGTCGAGCGGGCGCTGGCGCGGATCGAGGCGACGCAGGGCAGCATCAACGCCTTCCGGATCGTCCGCGCCGAGGCGGCGCTCGCCGAGGCCGACGCCGCCGACCGGGAGCTGGCCGCCGGCGCGAGCAAGCCGCTGCTCGGGGTGCCCGTGGCCGTGAAGGACGACATGGACGTGGCCGGCGAGCCGACCGCCTTCGGCTGCTGCGGTCAGTTCCCGCCGGTCGCCGAGGACGGTGAGGCGGTGCGGCGGCTGCGCGCGGCCGGGGCCGTGATCGTCGGCAAGACCAACACCTGCGAGTTCGGGCAGTGGCCCTTCACCGAAGGGCCGGCTTTCGGCGCGACACGCAATCCGTGGAGTACGGCCCATACGCCCGGTGGTTCCTCGGGCGGCTCGGCCGCCGCGGTCGCCGCCGGTCTGGTGCCCGCCGCGCTCGGCTCGGACGGCGCCGGGTCGGTGCGGATCCCGGCCGCATGGACCCATCTGGTCGGCATCAAACCGCAGCGCGGCCGCGTCTCCACCTGGCCGCGCGGCGAGTCCTTCCAGGGCATCACCGTCAACGGCACCCTGGCCCGTACGGTCGCCGACGCGGCCCTGCTGCTGGACGCGGCGAGCGGCAACCACGCACAGGACCCGCACCGGCCCCCGGCCGTCGACGCCTCGGCGGCCGTCGGCCGCGACCCCGGGCGGCTGCGCATCGCGCTCGCCCTCAAGCCGCCGTTCACGGCCGTACCCGCCCGGCTCCGGCCCGAAGTCCGGACCCGGATCGTCGAACTCGCCGACCGGCTCGCGGCGTTGGGGCACACGGTCGAGGAGGCGGACCCGCCGTACGGGCAGATCGGGCTGACCTTCGTGCCGCGCGCGACGGCCGGGATCGCCGAGCGGGTGGCCGAGGCGCCCTTCCCCGCACTGCTGGACCGGCGCACCCTCGGCTCGGCCCGGCTGGGCCGGCTGCTCGGCGGGGCACCGCTGCGGGCGGCCCGGCGGGCGGAGACCGTCCTGCACCGCCGTATCGGCGGGTTCTTCACCACGTACGACGTCGTCCTCGCGCCCACCACCGCCGCTCCCCCGCCCCGGATCGGGGCCCTGCTGGAACTCAGCGGTTTCGCCACCGACCGGGCGATGATCGCCGCCTGCCCGTACGCCTGGCCGTGGAACGTGCTGGGCTGGCCGGGCGTCAATGTGCCCGCGGGCTTCACGGCGGACGGTCTGCCCGTCGGAGCCCAGTTGCTCGGCCCGGCGAACAGCGAACCGCTTCTGGTGCAGGTGGCCGCGCAGTTGGAGGCGGAGCTGCGCTGGCACGAGAAGTGGCCGGCGCCGCCGCTCGCGGAGCGTTCCGCTGCCGCCTGA
- a CDS encoding glycoside hydrolase family 43 protein: MTSHPAAPSRRTLLRALAALPASAVLLGEVPGLLGSALAAAPPNGFATRYTIVPFLNSNDGTVNVYQSDDATDFRLLRSSAYTPPAGRIRDASVIRHTDGYYYVTYTTRTWQDTSRTIGFARSSDRVNWTFLYDYTVPVANLSRAWAPEWFVDSDGSVSVIVSCSTTNDQWIFTPYLLRATNSALTAWSSPAPLTGIGANHIDTFIVKIGSTYHAFPKNETTKYIEYATASNLTGPYTIRRTGDWAGWGSYREGPALVQLDNGGWRIFFDGYGDGTYYYSDSYDTFATWTAPAALPGISGTARHFTVVKETVSGGPSLPRNTTRSFRSANYSTRYWQQQSSLLNLPVVSGSSTTAEKQAATFTVVAGLADGSGYSFRDAAGNYLRHWDFRARFDPNDGTSTFAKDATFILRTGTASGSVRFESYNYPGYYLRHYSYQLRVERSNGTELFRQDSSFVPVTAWG, encoded by the coding sequence GTGACCTCACACCCCGCCGCCCCGTCCCGCCGCACGCTGCTGCGCGCCCTGGCCGCCCTGCCCGCCTCGGCGGTGCTGCTGGGCGAGGTGCCCGGGCTGCTCGGCAGCGCCCTGGCCGCCGCGCCGCCGAACGGCTTCGCCACCCGGTACACGATCGTGCCGTTCCTCAACAGCAACGACGGTACGGTCAACGTCTACCAGTCGGACGACGCCACCGACTTCCGGCTGCTGCGCTCCTCCGCGTACACGCCGCCGGCGGGCCGGATCCGCGACGCCAGCGTCATCAGACACACCGACGGCTACTACTACGTCACCTACACCACACGCACCTGGCAGGACACCAGCAGGACCATCGGCTTCGCCCGCAGCTCCGACCGCGTCAACTGGACGTTCCTGTACGACTACACCGTCCCGGTCGCGAACCTCTCCCGCGCCTGGGCGCCCGAGTGGTTCGTCGACAGCGACGGCAGCGTCAGCGTCATCGTGTCCTGCTCCACCACGAACGACCAGTGGATCTTCACGCCGTACCTGCTCAGGGCCACCAACTCCGCCCTGACGGCCTGGAGTTCACCGGCACCGCTCACGGGCATCGGCGCCAACCACATCGACACGTTCATCGTCAAGATCGGCTCGACGTACCACGCCTTCCCGAAGAACGAGACGACGAAGTACATCGAGTACGCCACGGCCTCGAACCTCACCGGCCCGTACACGATCCGCAGGACGGGCGACTGGGCGGGCTGGGGCAGCTACCGCGAGGGCCCGGCGCTGGTGCAGCTCGACAACGGCGGCTGGCGCATCTTCTTCGACGGCTACGGCGACGGCACCTACTACTACAGCGACAGCTACGACACCTTCGCCACCTGGACGGCACCGGCCGCACTGCCCGGGATCTCCGGCACGGCACGGCACTTCACGGTCGTCAAGGAAACGGTCTCCGGTGGCCCGAGCCTGCCCCGGAACACCACCCGCTCCTTCCGGTCGGCCAACTACTCGACCCGCTACTGGCAGCAGCAGTCCTCGCTGCTCAACCTGCCCGTGGTCAGCGGCTCCAGCACCACCGCCGAGAAGCAGGCCGCCACCTTCACGGTCGTCGCCGGCCTGGCCGACGGCAGTGGCTACTCCTTCCGCGACGCGGCCGGCAACTACCTGCGCCACTGGGACTTCCGCGCCCGCTTCGACCCGAACGACGGCACGAGCACGTTCGCCAAGGACGCCACGTTCATCCTCCGGACCGGCACGGCATCCGGCTCCGTCCGCTTCGAGTCGTACAACTACCCCGGGTACTACCTGCGCCACTACTCGTACCAGCTCCGCGTGGAACGCTCGAACGGAACGGAGCTGTTCCGGCAGGACAGTTCGTTCGTGCCGGTGACGGCCTGGGGCTGA
- a CDS encoding serine hydrolase, with amino-acid sequence MITGIKGVRIRRAAAVACATGALLAGGAVTAPAQAATAPSVSAKGAFMLNSATGSTLYSKYADTKRPMASTTKIMTARVVLSTPDLNLDRKVTIKQAYRDYVTAKGASTADLKTGDKVTIRQLLHAMLLPSGCDAAMALADTFGTGTTISARTKSFISKMNAKADTLGLTNTHFDSFDGNSTQNTNYTTPRDLAKLARSAMKYSTFAGIVKKPKTVQYATTSTGGTRTYTWYNTNQLLGSYSGAIGVKTGTNTPSGPCLVFAATRNEKTVIGVLLNDQYRYTDAAKLLDYAFGTSSASTMRLRTLPTGAQRD; translated from the coding sequence GTGATAACCGGCATCAAGGGCGTACGTATCCGCAGAGCCGCAGCTGTCGCCTGCGCCACCGGCGCGCTGCTCGCGGGCGGCGCCGTGACCGCGCCCGCGCAGGCGGCGACCGCGCCCTCGGTCAGCGCCAAGGGCGCGTTCATGCTCAACAGCGCGACGGGCTCCACGCTCTACAGCAAGTACGCCGACACCAAGCGGCCCATGGCGAGCACCACCAAGATCATGACGGCTCGCGTCGTGCTGAGCACCCCCGACCTGAACCTCGACCGGAAGGTCACCATCAAGCAGGCTTACCGGGACTACGTCACTGCCAAGGGCGCGAGCACCGCGGATCTCAAGACCGGCGACAAGGTCACCATCCGCCAGCTGCTCCATGCGATGCTGCTGCCGTCCGGCTGCGACGCCGCGATGGCCCTCGCGGACACCTTCGGCACCGGTACGACCATCTCGGCGCGGACCAAGTCGTTCATCAGCAAGATGAACGCCAAGGCGGACACCCTCGGCCTGACCAACACGCACTTCGACTCGTTCGACGGCAACTCGACGCAGAACACGAACTACACGACGCCGCGCGACCTCGCCAAGCTCGCGCGCAGCGCGATGAAGTACTCGACGTTCGCGGGCATCGTGAAGAAGCCGAAGACCGTGCAGTACGCGACGACCAGCACCGGTGGCACGCGCACGTACACCTGGTACAACACCAACCAGCTGCTCGGCTCGTACAGCGGCGCGATCGGGGTGAAGACGGGCACCAACACGCCGTCCGGCCCCTGCCTCGTCTTCGCCGCGACCCGCAACGAGAAGACGGTCATCGGCGTGCTCCTCAACGACCAGTACCGCTACACAGACGCCGCCAAGCTGCTGGACTACGCCTTCGGTACCAGCTCGGCGAGCACCATGCGGCTGCGCACCCTGCCGACGGGCGCACAGAGGGACTGA
- a CDS encoding substrate-binding domain-containing protein has protein sequence MHPTRKAAVTATALLASATIALTTGCESASTTDGSAAASPSGSSRPGCPTALAEAKRAVKTAEDVNAPWSGPTSGPRAVPGKTIVYIAQTLTNPGAAGVAKGVQEAAGVIDWRVRTLNGQGTPAGIKAAFAEALALKPDGIVIGGFDPTSTAAQVEQANADGIPLIGWHAVAAPGPSENPKLFSNITTRVEEVAKISADWIIARSNGRAGVVLFTDASIPFAKRKSDLIKKELATCSGVELLSYENVPIPQAGSLTTKRVSSLASRFGDRWTHSAAINDLYFDHAGPALRAAGRQGEGAPFNIGAGDGDPSAFQRINSKEFQAATVPEPLSEQGWQIIDEFNRSFAGELASGYVAPVHVTTAANSGGALSWDSEGYREAYRRIWEK, from the coding sequence GTGCACCCCACCCGCAAGGCGGCCGTGACGGCCACCGCTCTCCTGGCCTCGGCCACCATCGCCCTCACCACCGGCTGCGAGAGCGCTTCCACCACCGACGGGTCCGCCGCCGCGTCCCCCAGCGGCTCGTCCAGACCCGGCTGCCCCACCGCCCTCGCCGAGGCCAAGCGGGCCGTCAAGACGGCCGAGGACGTCAACGCCCCCTGGTCCGGGCCGACCAGCGGGCCCCGGGCCGTCCCCGGCAAGACCATCGTCTACATCGCCCAGACGCTGACCAATCCCGGCGCGGCGGGCGTCGCCAAGGGCGTCCAGGAAGCCGCCGGCGTCATCGACTGGCGTGTCCGCACCCTCAACGGCCAGGGCACGCCCGCCGGGATCAAGGCCGCCTTCGCCGAGGCCCTGGCCCTCAAACCCGACGGCATCGTCATCGGCGGCTTCGATCCCACCTCCACCGCCGCACAGGTCGAGCAGGCGAACGCGGACGGCATCCCGCTGATCGGCTGGCACGCCGTCGCGGCTCCCGGCCCCAGCGAGAACCCGAAGCTGTTCAGCAACATCACCACCAGGGTCGAGGAGGTCGCGAAGATCAGCGCTGATTGGATCATCGCCCGGTCCAACGGTCGTGCGGGCGTCGTCCTGTTCACCGACGCCTCGATCCCCTTCGCCAAGCGCAAGTCGGATCTGATCAAGAAGGAACTCGCCACCTGCTCCGGCGTCGAGCTGCTGAGCTACGAGAACGTCCCCATCCCGCAGGCGGGCAGTCTCACCACCAAGAGGGTCTCCTCCCTGGCCTCCCGCTTCGGTGACAGGTGGACCCATTCCGCCGCCATCAACGACCTGTACTTCGACCACGCGGGCCCCGCCCTGCGTGCCGCTGGCAGGCAGGGCGAGGGCGCCCCGTTCAACATCGGGGCCGGTGACGGCGACCCCTCGGCCTTCCAGCGCATCAACAGCAAGGAGTTCCAGGCCGCCACCGTGCCCGAACCGCTGTCCGAACAGGGCTGGCAGATCATCGACGAGTTCAACCGTTCCTTCGCCGGCGAGCTGGCCAGCGGATACGTCGCCCCCGTCCATGTCACCACCGCCGCCAACAGCGGCGGCGCACTGTCCTGGGACTCCGAGGGCTACCGCGAGGCTTACCGCAGGATCTGGGAGAAGTAG